Genomic DNA from Salvia miltiorrhiza cultivar Shanhuang (shh) chromosome 1, IMPLAD_Smil_shh, whole genome shotgun sequence:
GATTCAATGTCTTATGCACCACTTAAGATAAGCCAGCAGGAGAAATAAACTCGGTTATAAAACAAGATAAACCAATTTCTGGTGAGTGTTTTGACCTGCTCCAGTTACCTTACCGAGCAGCTCAATCCCATTCGCAAAACTCTGGTTTGCATAGGTCAGGAtgcaatattttatacataatttGTACAACTATGTGGATACAACTATTTGGAGACAATCTAGATGTGACATGATCATTAAGTGGTTGGCAAAGCCTGATTGTGCTCAAATTTTCACATATGATTATATGAAAGAAGTAGCAGAAAGAGGTCTGTACAGAATGTCTCACATTGGAAGAATCAGTCCATACTGCATCTTTGCATTACAGAAAAGTATGCTTCATTCAAAGATTTTCATTGCAATAAATTAATGTATCCATTGTTTTATTTGACAGGGATGGAGTTATGTTGGCGATAGGCTTTTATCCGCAGTCATACCATATGAAGAGACTGGATGGTATGATGGGCAGATGTGGGTGAAACCACCAGAGGTTAGATTCTGCCAATTATTACATTGACATCACTAGATTTTACATCTAGTGACGAATTTAAACAAGACTAGATGGAATATAGGATCAGCTAGATATTAAAATGTTCTTGTTACAAAGCAGCAGAATTCAAGTATAATCCCACCCTCCCAGGGTCAGACTGTAAGACTGGCCTTCTACAAAGACCTCAAGATAAAAAAATCTGGAGAAGTCCTCAACGTCTTATGATCTACTTGGTAACATCCAAAGATACACATTGAGATTtctgggtgggtgggggtggggggattATTATCAATAAGAACCGTACTCCTCACTGCAgataaatttgatataaaaagtataaaaactgCAAACGAAGAAAAAAGGATAGGGGTGAAATTTCAATGAAATCTAAAGGTGGTACCTCCCAGGAAATCTCATGTTCATCTGGATTGGCTTATCGTGAAACTCTTGCCGACAGCACAAATGCAAGTCTTGCCGGAGGCATCCACCTTGAATTAAGTACTATAAGCTGTACACTGAAATATCATTTTATATGGTCATCAGACAAAATTCAAATATCTAATCATATAGTATAGACATGTTATTCCACCAACTTTCAGAAAAGGGCCAGACCATGAAGCGAATGAAACTCATCAATCTTCTATCATTTTGTTTATCAAAATGTTCTTTATCCTATTTTGCAGATCCTTGCCCGAGACAGGTTGCTTGGCTCATACAAGGTATGCAACGCTGAAGTATAGGACTAATCATGCTTATTGTTTGAGCGAAAAGAAATCCATTCAATGAATGCTATGGCAGAGTAAAGGTTTGAACATGCCCCTCTCAACATATTGTGTTAATTGTGAGAAACTGTTATCTACACATGAAGGTTAAACCAGTCATCAAGTTGCTGAAGCAGACTCTAGTTGGAACCGGAGCACTGCTTGTTGCAGCTgtttcactttttatttttgcaaCACCAGTAGAGGAATTCATCCAAAAGACCTTTGTCCAGAAAGAAAATTTATCCAACATCTCGACCTCAAAGACAGCTGATAAGATCAATATAAGGTAGTATGAGAATGTGAAGACTTCAAATTTAAAACTGAACCCTTATATATTTACACACATCTCAAAGTTGTCTAATATTATAGGAAGGAGGAGCTGCTAAGATTGCCACTTGAGGTGATGTCTGACAATGATCTAGCAGCGGCAGCTGCGGAAGCTGCTGATGGAAGGCCTGTCTATTGCAGAGACAGGTATTACCGTGCATTAGCAGGTGGGCAATACTGCAAGTGGGAGGACCTACTCAAGTAACAGATTAAAGATGAacaattattcaattttgacacCATGCACAAGGTCAGTTGACCATATTAGCTGGAGCTACAGACCATTTGGAAAGCGCCAGATACAAAATCAGAAATGCAGGAAATGTTTGAACTTCAATGTGGAAATTTTGTAACATAGCACTCAGATAAATGACATGGTTCAGTAGCTTCCAGATAGGACTACTACTAATTCAAGACCGTACATGCCACTATATAACATTATGCATAAATTTAGGAATACCATGTTGGGATCGGGGATCTATTTCTCCCCTGCAAATCCATCATCAAAATGCTTTAGATGCCCATGTGTCTTCATGCTTCGAACTTTGCCTATCATGGAAGTTAACTGTGAAATGCTCTCAGTGACAACTTGACCTCACTGCCTAATCTAGGCAAATTTCCTCGTGGCTTTTAATTTGATGAGAATTGCGAGTCATATCCTCGAGTGACAACGGTCTTATTCCTATGCCATAACTTGCTAAGACATTGTTACTTTTGTAAACCTGTTCTTAGAGCCTTTCATGTTTTGGAAACAGCAGCAAGACGTCCTTCTTCCTTACATTTCAGAGATCTTCATTTATTTCCACAGCAGAGTTTGTGCAGTACGACTCTCCCAGTGCTTGTGGGACTCCGTGCACAGACATGCTGAGTTGTATGCTTGAGATCAGCTATAACGATCCACTGAAACACTTCTTGCTTATGACCTAAGAAACTTTCCTAAACCAAGTTACTACTCTTGAAATTTCTAATTCAACTATATCTTTAATTCTCTTTTTCCCTCTTCTTACATCTTCAATATCTAGTGTCCTGTAGGCCAGAGCAAGCAAGTATATTGCTGGATGAAGTCTCCTGCATGTGACATTGAATACCATAAGATGAATTCAAAGACAAtcaatatgataaaataaaagtgaatTGAGCGGCTATGCTAATCTCAGCCATGATCTTCTGAAAATTAAATTACGAGTGCTTAAACATAGTCGTAGTTAACAGCATATGCTGAGAGATTCCTCCAACAAAAATGAGCAGGAAGAACTGTGTCTACTAATGCATAAGATCAACAAATTACTTACTCCTCACACTTTGGATTTGTATCTGAACCATCCCAATATCTCCCGGCTGGAACAGTTTTTCCTTTGTTATCTCTTCCAAATGTCTCAATATACCATCCTCCTATGTCATGCATCGCACTGCGAGGCTCAAACAGCCAATAACTGTGGCAGATACAAACTGGATTACATTCAATAAAAGAAGCAGATGAAAACAATCCACACTGAACCAGAGAAGAATAGATGCTAGCACATGAATAGACCATACCGGTAGACCCGGCCAAAATAACCGGAACCAGGAACCGAACCGGGAAACTGGACGGTTCTGGAACCGGAACCATGTCACACTGTTCCGAACCGGAACCGTGCTCggccggttcggttacggttcccATTTCCTCAAACCGCTGGTTCCCGGTTCCGAACCGTGGAACTGGGCTGGAACCGCGCAGAACCGTGAACCGACAGTTCCACGGTTAGAACCGGGAACCGTGGAACCGTCTGACCGAACCGCCTGGGAATGCGTGTTGTTGCATGCATGGCTGATTTTTCAGCCTTTAATGCGGTTGTTCCCCTTGCATGCATGCTGATTTTTTAGCTTTGCAGGCTATGCATGTGTAGGCTTTTATTTGAAGCCAACACTCCTCCCCCCAAATTCACCGGACTTACCCTATAAATACCCCCTTATGTCCACCATTTTTCAGATCACTCTTTAGTGGAAGGAAACAACGATATCCATAAAAACTAAGTTAGCTAAACCCTAAAGACAAGTTGAGAAGTTCTTGCCCATAGGAATATGAAACAGAAAAGTTGCATCTAACTGAAACTTTCTTGTTCAATGATAGGGAAAACAACAATGGAAGTGGAAATCAGCAGTGAATCCCAGCAGAATTTCATAGCCAATAGTTTTACTCCATAGTATTGGTGGATTTCAATACTTAAAAATAAGAGAAAGAATAGACGATATTGGTTCAAAACATCAGATACTTTCCACACCTTACTATGTACTCCTTCATGTAACATATATTACCGAACTAAGGAAAATTAATGataatattaaattcaaaaaGTTTCATCTATAACATTCATAAGCATCAAGTTAAATTAAACACAAATTTGCTGCTTACTTGCTCGGTGGCAAGCGAGCTCGACTGCATCTACACTCACAAACTGAAATTTCATCTCCAACTCGGAACCAATGCAAGTGTTTCACCTAAAACATGCATGCATCAGCGCATGACAAAGACAGTAcatctacaaaaaaaatatgaatgccATTTCCATTTGTAAGGCATAAATAAAAGCCAAAGGAGAAAATCACTAAATGTGTTCTGCAAAATCAAGGAACTTATGATGCACATTATCTATCAATATCCAAACAAAAGATCTTCTCCAAAAGAAAAGGAAGCATGTCTAATGACAGAACTCAATCAAGTCTATCACCAATGAGATAAGCATCTATAGGAAAAAGAACATATTCTCAAGTACTAGTCCTGACAGAACCTCTCATCATTAAGTGAAAGTAGTGTGTAGTTGTGCATGTACATATGGTTGATAAAACAAAATATCATTATGAGAGAACTCCCAGCATGGCATCATCAGTTCCAACTTCCAAGACCAAATCTCAACAATCCAAAGGTTTCAAGGCAAAGAAGAAACTAATTCACATACAATTTAGATCAATTCACCAATCATGCACCAATGCCATCCAACTCTTCATAATTCTTATGGGTTTTATTGAAATGGTAATAACATACCAGCAATGTTCTATGCTTCATAATCATATGAGTCTTCATGCCACCATTGTCATAGACATAGCAAGTTCCTTCTTCAGGGGTGGTTCCCAAACCTTTTATAACACCCAGAGGAATTTTATGTCCACCTGAGGAATCTGCATGCGAATATCCAGGATGTTGATGCCTTTCATGAAATTGGTCTCCAAGTGAAGTGAGATAAACATGTATCTGGTCTTCAGACTCCTCATCTTCACTTTTTGGTGGAACTCTCATAGCCACAGCCACAACTCTCCCAGATAAATGTAACTCTAGATCTTTGTACGCATCAGATGATTGATAATCAGTACGAACAGATTGGTGCTGGAAATCTTTGTCCTCATCTGCATCAGATTGATGTTGCCCGCTTACATTATCGGCCAGCTGTACTGAACCCAGAGAAGAAGATACTAGTTTTCCAGTACACGCATCTGATAATTCACGATACTTCTTAGCGAGACATACCATGCCAAAAAGATCTCGACCTGTAACTAAGTGTAGCACCTCTGCTGTAGTATGCGTAGACCTCTCATCGGCTTCAAAACGGTCAGGAAGGAGATCCATAGAATCAATCTCAGGTCCATAGAATGCTGCATGAATGGCCGAGTAAAAATCTCTTTCCAGAAGATCAAAATACCCCGATCCGGATGTAACTCTTCTTTCAGATAAAATGTCATTTATTGTGTGTCTATACCATTTCAGCCATTCAACAACTTCCATCTCATTAGTAGGGTGACGAAATGAGTTGTACATGAAGATTTTGGTATCTCGTTTATTGTGCTCATCAACAGAGATTCTTTGAGATGAAATATAATGATCATAGTGAGCTCTCCTGGTAGCATCTGAGAGAATCTGAACTCGTAAAACGAGTTCGGTCATATCACAAGAAGATGTTAGTGGTGGTTTTACCAAAAACATGATATCATTCAACAACCTTTTCTGCAACCAAAGAGAGATTTAATGGATAACTAGAAAGGTAAAGCCAACCACATACTGAGCTTCACCGtcaaaataacaaaatcaaACTCAAAGCAAGAAAGCTAACCACATAATGAAACTATACTTTAACTATCAGAAAATTCATAGAGGCAGCTCAAATATTGCAACAGGAACAAATGAATTACTAAAACCAAATTTTAGCTGGCATATAAACATATATGTGTAAATATGTAACTAACGCTCCACCGATGTAAAGTTCGACTAATTTGGCTCGTGTGCGTAAACACTGTTGAACGAGCAGAGAAAGAAATCAAGGCACCTCGTAAGCAGCGAGAATTTGGATGAATCGATCGGAAGCATAAGATGAATGGTTTTGCGAGGAGGCAAGATCGGGATGAGTTTCCTTAGCCAATTTGCGAAAGGAAGCTTTAATTTCTGCAAATGAACTCGCCGGAGATACTCCAAGGATCTCATAAGCGTTCCTTCCGGCGAAATCGGGAGGATGCGCCCACTCGGCGTTGCGGGAGGAATACGGACGGGATGACAATTCCGTCGGGGGAATCAAACGGCGGTGACGGTGGAGAAGACGGCGGAGAGCGGCAAACTTGGCAAATTGCGCCATATCGGAGTTGACGTTTCTAAGTTGCCCCCTTTCCATTTTGGCAATTCTAACCGTTTTGTAAATAGTAAGTTGCAATTGTGCCACGTGTTATTATGTCTAAATAAAACTATACATTCCTTCGTCCACAAAACATCTTTTGAATGAGTCGAATTTCTCGTAAATTATGTCGAATTGCAATCGATAAAAGCTCTTAAACTCGTATATAAAAAAGTACTTATTTGAATATTAAGCCAAAGGAGAAGGAAGAAAATGAATCAAGATACAAGCAATAACACCAAACCACAAGTCATGGAGATATAGGCATTTGTTTCTACTATCCAACAACATAATTTTCTACACATTCAGTTTCAAAATCCAGAGAGTGAGTTTAGTGAGAGGGGGATGGAGTAAAATGAATCAAGATACAAGCAAAAACACCATACCACAAATCATGATGATTTAGTGAACAAATCAACATTAACATATAGATAGAAAACTGTTTGTTGCAAGTGATACACCAAACCACAAGTCATGGAACTCCATTTGTACATTAATACAACTTCTCCAGATCATCTTTAAACTTGGCCTTCAATTTGAGTGCTGCAGTAACC
This window encodes:
- the LOC131005655 gene encoding protein CONSERVED IN THE GREEN LINEAGE AND DIATOMS 27, chloroplastic gives rise to the protein MLGLNLYCCIVPCCRQAKYGSSFNTIVPQRRNEVSHGRMRFRVRALKDEKNGAPGQSWDPGLEIEVPFEQRPVNEYSSLKDETLYSWADLSPGSFFLRLGGLWLVTFTVLGVPIAAASFNPSKDPLRFVLAAGTGTLFLVSLIVLRIYLGWSYVGDRLLSAVIPYEETGWYDGQMWVKPPEILARDRLLGSYKVKPVIKLLKQTLVGTGALLVAAVSLFIFATPVEEFIQKTFVQKENLSNISTSKTADKINIRKEELLRLPLEVMSDNDLAAAAAEAADGRPVYCRDRYYRALAGGQYCKWEDLLK
- the LOC131005653 gene encoding uncharacterized protein LOC131005653 encodes the protein MERGQLRNVNSDMAQFAKFAALRRLLHRHRRLIPPTELSSRPYSSRNAEWAHPPDFAGRNAYEILGVSPASSFAEIKASFRKLAKETHPDLASSQNHSSYASDRFIQILAAYEILSDATRRAHYDHYISSQRISVDEHNKRDTKIFMYNSFRHPTNEMEVVEWLKWYRHTINDILSERRVTSGSGYFDLLERDFYSAIHAAFYGPEIDSMDLLPDRFEADERSTHTTAEVLHLVTGRDLFGMVCLAKKYRELSDACTGKLVSSSLGSVQLADNVSGQHQSDADEDKDFQHQSVRTDYQSSDAYKDLELHLSGRVVAVAMRVPPKSEDEESEDQIHVYLTSLGDQFHERHQHPGYSHADSSGGHKIPLGVIKGLGTTPEEGTCYVYDNGGMKTHMIMKHRTLLVKHLHWFRVGDEISVCECRCSRARLPPSNYWLFEPRSAMHDIGGWYIETFGRDNKGKTVPAGRYWDGSDTNPKCEERLHPAIYLLALAYRTLDIEDVRRGKKRIKDIVELEISRVVTWFRKVS